In Arthrobacter ramosus, one DNA window encodes the following:
- a CDS encoding ATP-binding protein: MTIATMLPIGELTNPGQMRLALVQVVNWGTFHGAHTMHVDRNGTLLTGNSGVGKSTLFDAMLRVFDARPRSNEAAAQRAGGAVEDKRTTFTYMRGKVGDKAVGEGSASAFQRPGATWSAVALTFDNAAGTKITISALFDLPKNGTESSVGRFYVIDNKPLNLGAIEGIAEKRFTKGALETIFPDAQIFDVHKAFAERFRRLLGINSDQALPLLRVIQAGKGLGGSVNTFFRDQVLDAPATLTAADDVVEEFSNLMSIRQRLEDVRQQRDQLAPVPGMNKEYAQSLLEANRLRELSGEEFDAYKQQLSVAVHAKTLARFKDLAQAKAKELSAERGVRDGLAKELRQLESDYNNQGGNAISAIEQSLENARVGLKLRLQVEEAARQALADAGLDLEWTAEGWEQAHEQAASRSAELKDDSEALRELRFEAFDGHATKKRELAAAQQELVSLKTRKSLLPPSSIENRAAITAATGVPEDRMPFGGELIDLAEGEEQWRPAAERALRNLATTLLVPGEHFAAVTRYLNDNTVRGALRAVDVSKPLAGGALAVEDVSDGDLLTKLNILTLGVNADAAEWIRERIAVDFAYPCVEDLDELAKLDKGLSLGGVVKRNRHTVEKDDRFTSRQDYVLGFDNASKLELVAAKVGELENELLKAAELAQSREDSHQGMTRQLEALRRIADDERGWEQVSAAVAAEELAKIEQRLKDALAAQADLEPLRANIEAVREKHQSSTGSAAVLQSEYKTLDHQMTTADALLDAARNRLDQAPPSGATVTALEPYFSASGEVSELHELDTLAAEVRSTLLAELHATESRGQALAERLTRMFEGFVREWGTAISADHGTSIGAAGEFESRYHQIVSEGLPAQEAEFRQFFNQRTHESFSTLLHLLDEERRAITSRILPLNGILSEVNFHEGSFLELDIKQTLPATAKQFKDAIHNALKTRHSRPSRAAGAASGAGASPEPDDDVELTNRYKSLETLVKRLGSQTPEDRRWRAEVLDVRGHLFILCKEHRSVQGPRGGKKTEVYMHADTGSMSGGERQRFTAFIMAAALSYQLGIAEQGFTTYGTVMMDEAFVLASEEFAGAGIKALHEFGFQLLLAAPENVIDLSRHLGSVTEILRDKRTNRSGVLTAPVIGAPGVPGEWRSEANPVDIVLR; this comes from the coding sequence TGCTGCGCGTCTTCGATGCCCGTCCGCGCTCCAACGAGGCTGCGGCACAGCGGGCTGGCGGGGCTGTGGAGGACAAGAGGACCACGTTCACGTACATGCGTGGAAAAGTGGGCGACAAGGCCGTGGGCGAGGGGTCGGCGAGTGCCTTCCAGCGCCCCGGTGCCACATGGTCCGCCGTCGCGCTGACGTTCGACAACGCGGCCGGCACCAAGATCACTATCTCGGCCCTTTTTGACCTGCCTAAGAACGGCACGGAGTCCAGCGTCGGCCGGTTCTACGTGATTGACAACAAGCCCTTGAATCTCGGAGCGATCGAGGGCATCGCGGAGAAGCGCTTCACCAAGGGCGCGCTGGAGACCATCTTCCCGGACGCCCAGATCTTCGATGTCCACAAGGCCTTTGCGGAGCGTTTTCGTCGGCTTCTCGGCATCAACTCGGACCAGGCACTCCCGCTTTTGCGTGTTATCCAGGCCGGTAAGGGACTCGGCGGCAGCGTCAACACGTTCTTCCGCGACCAGGTGCTCGACGCGCCCGCGACGCTCACTGCCGCCGACGACGTCGTCGAGGAATTCAGTAACCTCATGTCCATCAGGCAGCGGCTGGAGGACGTCCGCCAGCAGCGCGATCAGCTCGCTCCCGTTCCGGGGATGAACAAGGAGTATGCCCAGTCGCTGCTGGAGGCCAACCGGCTCCGGGAGCTTAGCGGCGAGGAATTCGACGCCTACAAGCAGCAGCTCTCGGTTGCGGTCCATGCCAAGACCTTGGCCCGTTTCAAGGACCTTGCCCAGGCGAAAGCCAAGGAGCTCAGCGCTGAGCGAGGCGTCCGGGATGGGCTCGCGAAGGAGCTTCGCCAGCTCGAATCGGATTACAACAACCAGGGCGGCAATGCGATTTCGGCGATCGAGCAGTCGCTCGAAAATGCCCGGGTCGGTCTCAAGCTCCGCCTGCAGGTCGAGGAAGCGGCCCGCCAAGCATTGGCCGACGCCGGACTCGACCTTGAGTGGACGGCTGAGGGTTGGGAGCAGGCCCACGAGCAGGCCGCGAGCCGCTCCGCCGAACTCAAGGACGATTCCGAAGCGCTGAGGGAACTCCGGTTCGAAGCGTTCGACGGCCACGCCACCAAGAAACGTGAGCTCGCCGCAGCCCAGCAGGAGCTGGTCTCGCTGAAGACGCGCAAGTCGCTCCTGCCGCCGTCGAGCATTGAAAACCGCGCCGCGATCACCGCAGCCACGGGCGTACCCGAGGACCGCATGCCCTTTGGAGGGGAGCTGATTGACCTCGCCGAGGGGGAGGAACAGTGGCGGCCCGCGGCCGAGCGTGCCCTGCGGAATCTCGCCACGACGCTGTTGGTTCCGGGCGAGCACTTTGCCGCCGTCACGCGCTACCTGAACGACAACACGGTGCGCGGCGCGCTGCGGGCAGTGGATGTCTCCAAACCGCTTGCGGGTGGGGCTTTGGCTGTGGAGGACGTGTCTGACGGCGATCTGCTGACGAAGCTGAACATCCTCACGCTGGGGGTGAACGCCGACGCGGCTGAGTGGATCCGCGAGCGGATCGCCGTCGATTTCGCCTACCCGTGCGTGGAAGACCTCGACGAGCTCGCCAAGCTGGACAAGGGCCTGAGCCTGGGCGGAGTGGTCAAGCGCAACAGGCACACGGTCGAGAAGGACGACCGCTTCACGAGCCGGCAGGACTACGTTCTCGGTTTCGACAATGCTTCCAAGCTGGAGCTCGTGGCCGCGAAGGTGGGCGAGCTCGAAAACGAGCTTCTGAAGGCCGCCGAACTCGCCCAAAGCCGCGAGGATTCGCACCAAGGCATGACGCGCCAGCTCGAAGCATTGCGCCGCATTGCCGACGACGAACGTGGCTGGGAACAGGTCTCTGCAGCGGTGGCGGCCGAGGAGCTCGCGAAGATCGAACAGCGGCTCAAGGATGCCTTGGCAGCGCAGGCCGACTTGGAACCTTTGCGCGCAAACATCGAGGCCGTGCGCGAAAAGCACCAGTCCTCCACAGGGTCGGCGGCGGTGTTACAGAGCGAGTACAAGACGCTCGACCACCAGATGACCACGGCTGACGCCCTCCTGGATGCTGCGCGCAACCGCCTTGACCAGGCGCCGCCGTCGGGCGCTACTGTCACTGCCCTCGAACCGTACTTCAGCGCATCCGGCGAGGTGAGCGAGCTCCACGAACTCGACACCCTGGCTGCCGAAGTCCGGAGCACGCTCCTCGCGGAATTGCACGCCACCGAGTCGCGCGGGCAGGCGTTGGCCGAGCGGCTGACGCGCATGTTCGAAGGGTTCGTGCGCGAATGGGGTACCGCCATTTCCGCTGACCACGGCACCTCCATCGGCGCCGCGGGGGAGTTCGAGTCCCGCTATCACCAGATCGTCAGCGAAGGGTTGCCCGCCCAGGAAGCCGAATTCCGGCAGTTCTTCAACCAGCGCACGCACGAATCGTTCAGCACGCTGCTCCACCTGCTCGACGAGGAACGCCGAGCCATCACGAGCCGCATCCTGCCTCTCAACGGCATCCTGTCCGAGGTCAATTTCCATGAGGGCAGTTTCCTGGAACTCGACATCAAGCAGACGCTGCCCGCCACCGCGAAGCAGTTCAAGGACGCGATCCACAACGCGTTGAAGACGCGTCACTCGAGGCCTTCCCGCGCGGCTGGCGCAGCTTCGGGTGCCGGGGCCTCGCCCGAGCCGGACGACGACGTCGAACTCACCAACCGCTACAAGTCGCTCGAAACCCTGGTCAAGCGGCTCGGTTCGCAGACCCCCGAGGACCGGCGGTGGCGAGCCGAGGTGCTGGATGTCCGCGGACATCTGTTCATCCTGTGCAAGGAGCACCGTTCCGTCCAAGGCCCGAGGGGTGGCAAGAAGACCGAGGTGTACATGCACGCTGACACCGGCTCGATGTCCGGCGGCGAGCGGCAGCGATTCACGGCGTTCATCATGGCAGCGGCCCTGAGCTACCAGTTGGGTATCGCCGAGCAGGGGTTCACGACCTACGGAACGGTGATGATGGACGAGGCGTTCGTCCTGGCCTCGGAGGAGTTCGCCGGTGCAGGCATCAAGGCCCTGCACGAGTTTGGCTTCCAGTTGTTGCTGGCCGCGCCCGAAAACGTCATCGACCTCTCCAGGCACCTTGGTTCGGTCACGGAAATCCTGCGCGACAAACGGACCAACCGCTCCGGCGTGCTCACGGCTCCAGTCATCGGCGCCCCGGGCGTGCCTGGCGAATGGCGTTCCGAAGCCAACCCCGTGGACATCGTGCTCCGCTAG
- a CDS encoding SGNH/GDSL hydrolase family protein produces the protein MGMHTPLRFVAVGDSFTEGVGDTDLRLPNDCRGWADRVAEELARHRPRTQYANLALRGRRLRQIVVGQLEPALAMAPTLVSFHAGGNDLLGARLDMRTLVRGFEDAVARIVQTGAQVLLFTEYNVPLSPVLEPLKLRTAVFNKHIRRISAAYGTLLVDHWCFEKYQDRRMWAPDRLHMSGIGHEYMAKKVLEVLGAAHSLGSPVLGALQPRSRAEIMADNAAWLRRDVAPWLSRRFRGVSSGDHLSARWPVVLPASRLTTFWDGRASQQPNFRGSRRGEAPKMCSA, from the coding sequence ATGGGCATGCATACACCGCTGCGATTCGTCGCGGTCGGAGATTCCTTCACCGAAGGCGTCGGCGACACCGACCTTCGCCTTCCCAACGATTGCCGCGGCTGGGCCGACCGTGTGGCCGAGGAACTGGCCAGGCATCGGCCGCGGACGCAGTACGCCAATCTGGCCCTCCGCGGCCGTCGGCTCAGGCAGATCGTGGTTGGACAACTTGAGCCGGCGCTCGCGATGGCTCCCACTCTGGTCAGTTTCCACGCCGGAGGCAACGATCTCCTCGGCGCACGACTGGACATGCGCACACTGGTCCGTGGATTCGAGGACGCCGTTGCCCGGATCGTGCAAACTGGTGCCCAAGTCCTGCTGTTCACTGAGTACAACGTGCCGCTCTCGCCGGTGTTGGAGCCGCTCAAGCTGCGCACGGCCGTTTTCAACAAGCACATCCGCCGCATTTCCGCAGCCTACGGAACACTTCTGGTGGACCATTGGTGCTTCGAAAAGTACCAGGACCGCCGGATGTGGGCTCCGGACCGGCTGCACATGTCCGGCATCGGACACGAATACATGGCGAAGAAGGTCTTGGAGGTGTTGGGCGCCGCGCACTCGCTGGGCTCACCGGTGCTTGGAGCCCTGCAACCGCGGAGCCGCGCCGAGATCATGGCCGACAACGCCGCGTGGCTCAGGCGCGATGTGGCACCCTGGCTTTCGCGTCGTTTCAGGGGAGTTTCGAGCGGCGATCACTTGAGCGCACGCTGGCCGGTGGTCTTGCCAGCGTCACGCCTGACAACTTTTTGGGATGGACGGGCATCGCAGCAGCCGAATTTCCGGGGTTCTCGCCGAGGCGAGGCGCCAAAAATGTGCTCTGCGTGA
- a CDS encoding FBP domain-containing protein, with translation MQKITAQQIRSSFINASRSEASKLNLPKDFHSLDWDKLEFLGWRDEKMPMRGYLVLPNDGSLTGIMLRAPEGGSGKKRSVLCELCRDVFSKDDVYLWVAKRAGQSGRDGNTVGTLICAEFGCCANVRKEPPANEINPDPAAVVVRQIAGLQSRTAQFLGRVQGK, from the coding sequence GTGCAGAAAATCACCGCTCAACAAATCCGTTCCTCATTCATCAATGCGAGCCGCTCGGAGGCCTCCAAACTCAACCTCCCGAAGGACTTCCATTCCCTCGACTGGGACAAGCTCGAATTCCTAGGCTGGCGCGACGAAAAGATGCCGATGCGAGGCTACCTCGTCCTCCCGAACGATGGTTCGCTCACTGGCATCATGCTGCGTGCGCCCGAGGGAGGCTCCGGCAAGAAGCGCTCGGTCCTTTGCGAGCTGTGCCGCGACGTGTTTTCCAAGGACGATGTCTATCTTTGGGTTGCCAAGCGCGCAGGCCAATCGGGTCGCGACGGCAACACCGTGGGGACGTTGATCTGCGCAGAATTCGGCTGCTGCGCCAACGTCCGCAAGGAGCCCCCGGCGAATGAGATCAATCCGGACCCGGCCGCCGTCGTCGTTCGCCAAATCGCCGGACTGCAGTCCCGGACCGCCCAGTTCCTGGGGCGGGTCCAAGGAAAGTAG
- a CDS encoding SGNH/GDSL hydrolase family protein — translation MDFSARYVALGDSFTEGLGDADPSRPNGVRGWADLVAHQLAQSNDNFGYANLAIRGKKLRQVMAEQVDAAVALQPTLVTLYAGANDIFRPKVDIDRLMAEYEAGIEKLSATGATLLLFTGFDARSSKVFGTMRGRTAIYNELLREIAENHGALLVDYWRFSEYHDWHMWAQDRMHMSTAGHINMANRVLAVLEHEGSLEVPPPVTQPQLARVEALWANARWAREHAAPWVVRRVTGKSSGDNLSPKYPQLTRP, via the coding sequence ATGGATTTTTCTGCCCGGTATGTGGCATTGGGTGACTCGTTCACCGAAGGACTTGGCGACGCCGACCCCTCGCGCCCCAACGGAGTGAGGGGATGGGCGGATCTCGTTGCCCATCAACTGGCTCAAAGCAACGACAACTTCGGTTACGCCAATCTGGCCATCCGCGGCAAGAAGCTCCGTCAAGTCATGGCAGAGCAGGTCGATGCCGCCGTCGCGCTTCAACCGACGCTGGTAACCCTGTACGCGGGAGCGAATGACATCTTCCGCCCCAAAGTCGATATCGACAGGCTCATGGCGGAATACGAAGCCGGCATTGAGAAACTAAGCGCCACCGGAGCCACGTTGCTTCTCTTTACGGGTTTCGACGCCCGCAGCTCCAAGGTTTTCGGGACCATGCGCGGACGCACCGCGATCTACAACGAATTGTTGCGGGAAATCGCCGAAAACCACGGTGCGCTGCTGGTGGACTATTGGCGCTTCAGCGAATACCACGACTGGCACATGTGGGCGCAGGACCGGATGCACATGTCCACTGCTGGTCATATCAACATGGCCAACCGGGTCCTGGCCGTCCTGGAGCACGAAGGTTCCCTTGAGGTCCCGCCGCCCGTCACACAACCGCAGCTTGCGCGGGTGGAAGCTTTGTGGGCCAACGCGCGTTGGGCCCGTGAACACGCCGCCCCGTGGGTCGTCCGCCGCGTTACGGGCAAGTCTTCAGGTGACAACCTCAGCCCGAAGTACCCCCAGCTCACCCGGCCCTAA
- a CDS encoding SGNH/GDSL hydrolase family protein, whose amino-acid sequence MAGNVLHADQNGRRRFVALGDSFTEGVGDRNEALPNGVRGWADRVAEKLAKAEPGWEYANLAVRSKRLRHIVEEQLDRALAMEPTLITLYAGGNDILDFGTDMDLLMAEYERLVARLAATGATLVLFTGYDVKVSAVLEPFKKRNALYNERVRELAAKYGAVLVDYWCLDAYHDRRMWASDRLHMSKAGHKYMASQVLDHLGVPHKFSPKDWEPPQRFKLRDWERRQRRWVNDWVLPLFGRKLRGVTLGDSLRPRWPELVKVPRKAGLRKLAERQAAGSGAAGTGSKAQGQAQNNGGT is encoded by the coding sequence GTGGCTGGGAACGTGCTTCATGCTGACCAGAACGGACGACGGCGGTTTGTTGCCTTGGGCGATTCCTTCACCGAGGGCGTGGGGGACCGGAACGAGGCCCTACCGAACGGCGTCCGGGGCTGGGCCGACCGCGTCGCCGAGAAACTGGCCAAGGCCGAACCTGGCTGGGAGTATGCCAATCTTGCCGTGCGGAGCAAACGGCTCCGCCATATCGTCGAGGAACAATTGGACCGGGCCCTGGCCATGGAACCCACGCTCATCACCCTCTACGCCGGCGGAAACGACATCCTGGATTTCGGCACGGACATGGACCTCCTCATGGCCGAGTACGAAAGGCTCGTGGCCCGCCTCGCAGCCACGGGAGCTACGTTGGTCTTGTTCACGGGGTATGACGTCAAGGTCTCGGCCGTGCTGGAACCCTTCAAGAAGCGGAACGCCCTTTACAACGAACGCGTCCGCGAACTGGCCGCGAAATACGGGGCCGTGCTCGTGGACTATTGGTGTCTAGACGCCTACCACGACCGCCGGATGTGGGCCTCGGACCGCCTCCATATGTCCAAAGCCGGACACAAATACATGGCGTCGCAGGTCCTGGATCACCTCGGCGTACCGCACAAGTTCTCGCCCAAGGACTGGGAACCGCCGCAGCGGTTCAAGCTGCGCGACTGGGAACGTCGCCAGCGCCGCTGGGTGAACGACTGGGTCCTGCCTTTGTTCGGCCGGAAGCTTCGCGGCGTCACGCTCGGGGACAGCCTGCGCCCCCGATGGCCGGAGCTCGTGAAGGTGCCGCGGAAAGCCGGGCTGCGAAAACTCGCGGAACGCCAAGCCGCGGGGTCGGGCGCCGCCGGTACTGGAAGCAAGGCACAAGGACAAGCTCAAAACAACGGGGGGACATGA
- a CDS encoding MarR family winged helix-turn-helix transcriptional regulator, with protein sequence MTEPRWLNADERRAWLALLSINTLLPAALDTQLQAAGKLSLFDYNVLAMLSEAEGRFLPMSELAARTSASLSRLSHVVTKLQRRGWVEREAHPGDARVTVAHLTEAGMDTIVSLAPGHVDAVRALMLDAMTDDDVADLARIGEKIVARLDDDHWILRER encoded by the coding sequence ATGACCGAACCGCGCTGGCTCAACGCCGACGAACGCCGTGCCTGGCTGGCCCTCCTCAGTATCAACACACTGCTGCCAGCAGCTCTGGACACCCAACTGCAAGCGGCCGGCAAATTGTCGCTGTTCGACTACAACGTGCTCGCCATGTTGTCCGAAGCGGAGGGGCGGTTCCTGCCGATGAGTGAGCTTGCCGCCCGCACCAGCGCTTCCTTGTCGAGGCTGTCGCACGTCGTCACCAAGCTGCAGAGACGCGGCTGGGTGGAGCGCGAGGCCCATCCGGGCGATGCCCGTGTCACTGTGGCGCACCTGACGGAGGCCGGCATGGACACCATCGTGTCCCTCGCCCCGGGGCATGTGGATGCCGTTCGCGCCTTGATGTTGGACGCCATGACCGACGACGACGTTGCGGACCTCGCGCGGATCGGCGAGAAGATCGTGGCCCGGTTGGACGACGATCACTGGATCCTGCGCGAACGCTAA
- a CDS encoding FAD:protein FMN transferase yields MQPISKPNGPGQGSAEPRLRSRTFTSMGTVVSLAIPAAPGTAPQAAVEELEAATAVVEQLFNRLDRTFSLYRPDSEAIAMARGELTLMNASADMRRLYVEAAEWRTLTEGAFTAERPDGVVDLAGIVKAHAIREAGTSLLALGLKDWCLNAGGDVLVDGSPTPGGTRPWLAGIVDPEDRTTLLTAFPLVGHSFGNRGKHALATSGTGERGHHIWSAGLPAARDEGFRQVSVAAADIITADVLATAIMAGGARTLELATSHWDVDVLAVKNDGGLLATQGFRNLAPRNS; encoded by the coding sequence ATGCAGCCCATTTCTAAGCCCAACGGGCCCGGACAGGGCAGTGCGGAGCCCCGCCTTCGTTCCCGGACGTTCACCAGCATGGGCACTGTGGTGAGCCTCGCCATCCCAGCTGCTCCAGGGACCGCTCCCCAAGCTGCGGTGGAAGAACTCGAGGCGGCCACCGCCGTCGTCGAGCAGTTGTTCAACAGGCTGGACCGGACGTTCAGTCTCTACCGTCCCGACTCGGAGGCGATCGCGATGGCGCGGGGCGAGCTGACCCTGATGAATGCCTCGGCGGACATGCGCCGGCTGTATGTCGAGGCGGCAGAATGGCGCACCCTCACGGAAGGTGCGTTCACGGCGGAGCGGCCCGACGGTGTCGTGGACTTGGCGGGGATCGTCAAGGCACATGCCATACGGGAAGCCGGAACGTCACTGCTCGCGCTGGGCTTGAAGGATTGGTGCCTCAATGCGGGCGGGGACGTCCTCGTGGACGGTTCGCCGACGCCGGGCGGTACGCGGCCGTGGCTGGCGGGGATCGTTGATCCGGAGGACCGGACGACGCTCCTGACCGCGTTTCCGCTGGTCGGGCACAGCTTTGGCAACAGGGGAAAGCACGCGCTGGCGACCTCCGGGACCGGCGAACGCGGCCACCACATTTGGTCTGCGGGCCTCCCAGCCGCCCGGGATGAAGGGTTCCGCCAGGTTTCGGTGGCAGCGGCCGACATCATCACGGCTGATGTCCTGGCCACCGCCATCATGGCCGGCGGCGCCCGGACCCTCGAGCTGGCGACCTCCCACTGGGATGTGGACGTACTCGCTGTGAAGAACGACGGCGGACTGCTCGCCACGCAGGGCTTCCGGAACCTCGCTCCTCGGAACAGTTAG
- a CDS encoding FMN-binding protein produces the protein MRLRAGISAALASAAILLVGWQAGAQVTESNASAVTTSAAGNTAGTAGGTASGTGSTAKGTTGSSASGSSSGTGAGSSSSTGSSSSSTLGASAKAGGTYAGTAVETRFGTVQVQVTIKAGVITDVTALHLTDQEQRSVQISARAAPLLRSEVLSAQSANVQTIGGATFTSEAYLTSLQAALDAAHF, from the coding sequence GTGAGACTCAGGGCAGGAATTTCAGCAGCGCTAGCGTCGGCGGCCATCCTCCTGGTCGGTTGGCAGGCGGGCGCGCAGGTGACGGAATCGAACGCATCGGCGGTCACGACCTCCGCAGCCGGAAACACAGCCGGAACCGCCGGCGGGACGGCCTCAGGTACGGGCTCGACGGCGAAGGGAACCACCGGGAGCAGCGCTTCCGGATCGTCCTCGGGAACCGGAGCCGGCTCGAGTTCCAGCACGGGCTCCAGTTCCAGTTCCACCCTGGGAGCTTCGGCCAAGGCGGGCGGCACCTACGCAGGAACCGCAGTGGAGACCCGCTTCGGAACAGTGCAGGTCCAGGTGACCATCAAGGCCGGAGTGATCACGGATGTCACAGCCCTGCATCTGACTGACCAAGAGCAACGATCCGTCCAGATCAGCGCCAGGGCAGCACCCCTTCTACGATCCGAGGTGCTGAGCGCCCAGTCGGCGAACGTGCAGACCATCGGCGGGGCCACCTTTACCAGCGAGGCCTATTTGACATCGCTCCAGGCGGCTCTCGATGCAGCCCATTTCTAA
- a CDS encoding ferredoxin reductase family protein, whose amino-acid sequence MKSQLLASPGQRVGTSPGQPPVPARRNPTRGRFAAQHRRRMFRTDMLTVALWASLAAALALWLADGGMSSVGNLTQAVTAVGILAGLAGMDLVFLMLLLAARLPFVDGAVGHDRALEFHRKLGKPALYLLLAHGLLLATGYGMAEGLNPVSEAVALWTLVPDMWLAFVSMALFIAVVVTSLVAVRHRFPYEFWYFVHLLTYLAVAVALPHQFSVGGLFAEGTWQRWYWLLLYIGTGSALAWFRIARPVIATYRHQLTVRRVVPLVPGVFSIEMSGLRLNELSGNGGRFFVWRFLAPGMWWQAHPFSLSAEPQVGKSSRQPTLRITVRNLGAGSARLASLKPGTKVAIEGPYGVFSTAARSREHVVMIGAGIGITPLRALLESTPFAPGQATVLLRCSSTEELFLGDEILELCRKRGATLFHLTGPRSANTQSAWLPASAGTSRLRDFVPDITDADVYICGPSAWARLVLAEAKASGVREEQLHYERFDW is encoded by the coding sequence ATGAAGTCACAACTCCTCGCCTCCCCAGGCCAACGTGTGGGTACGTCCCCGGGTCAGCCTCCAGTGCCCGCGCGGCGCAATCCCACCAGGGGAAGGTTCGCTGCGCAGCACCGCCGACGCATGTTCCGGACGGACATGCTCACGGTTGCGCTGTGGGCTTCCCTCGCAGCGGCGTTGGCTTTGTGGCTCGCCGACGGCGGGATGTCGTCCGTCGGGAACCTCACCCAGGCGGTCACCGCCGTCGGGATCCTGGCCGGGCTTGCCGGCATGGATCTGGTCTTCCTGATGCTTCTCCTCGCGGCACGCCTGCCGTTCGTGGACGGAGCGGTCGGGCATGACAGGGCGTTGGAGTTCCACCGGAAGCTAGGCAAACCGGCGCTCTACCTGTTGCTGGCACACGGACTTCTCCTGGCAACCGGCTACGGCATGGCCGAAGGACTGAACCCCGTGAGCGAGGCCGTCGCACTCTGGACCCTGGTACCCGATATGTGGCTGGCGTTCGTATCCATGGCTCTGTTCATTGCCGTGGTGGTCACCTCGCTTGTGGCTGTTCGGCACCGCTTTCCCTACGAATTCTGGTACTTCGTCCACCTGCTCACGTATTTGGCCGTAGCAGTAGCCCTTCCGCACCAGTTCAGTGTGGGCGGCTTGTTCGCCGAAGGCACTTGGCAGCGCTGGTACTGGCTGTTGCTCTACATCGGAACAGGCTCGGCGCTGGCTTGGTTCCGTATTGCCCGGCCGGTGATAGCCACCTACCGCCATCAGCTGACCGTGCGGCGGGTGGTGCCCCTTGTGCCCGGCGTCTTCAGCATCGAAATGAGCGGCCTGCGGTTGAACGAATTGTCGGGAAACGGCGGCCGGTTCTTCGTGTGGCGCTTCCTCGCTCCCGGCATGTGGTGGCAAGCGCATCCGTTCAGCCTGTCGGCGGAACCACAGGTCGGGAAATCATCGCGGCAGCCCACCTTGCGGATCACCGTCCGGAATCTGGGGGCCGGATCGGCCCGCCTCGCCTCCCTCAAACCGGGAACGAAAGTAGCCATCGAAGGTCCGTACGGGGTCTTCAGCACAGCAGCCCGAAGCCGGGAACACGTCGTGATGATCGGGGCTGGAATCGGGATCACCCCCCTCCGTGCGCTCCTGGAATCGACGCCGTTCGCGCCCGGCCAGGCGACCGTGCTGTTGCGCTGCAGCAGCACGGAAGAGCTGTTCCTAGGCGACGAGATCCTGGAATTGTGCCGGAAGCGGGGCGCCACGCTCTTCCATCTGACCGGCCCACGCTCCGCGAATACTCAAAGCGCCTGGCTGCCCGCTTCTGCCGGCACCTCGCGGCTGCGGGACTTCGTACCGGACATCACCGACGCGGATGTCTACATCTGCGGCCCGTCAGCTTGGGCCCGCCTAGTGCTGGCTGAGGCAAAAGCGTCCGGCGTGCGGGAGGAACAACTCCACTACGAAAGGTTTGACTGGTGA
- a CDS encoding YciI family protein, which yields MFVVSLTYKVPDEIVDFHRPAHMDWVKEAFDAGTFVASGRRVPAIGGVLLSNVDRATLDASLATDPFYVNGVADFEIIEFTVTTASTGFENLLD from the coding sequence ATGTTCGTCGTTTCGCTGACATACAAAGTTCCCGACGAGATCGTCGATTTCCACCGCCCTGCACACATGGATTGGGTCAAAGAAGCGTTCGACGCCGGCACTTTCGTTGCGTCCGGACGTCGCGTTCCAGCCATCGGGGGCGTGCTGTTGTCCAACGTCGATCGTGCAACACTGGACGCTTCCCTGGCCACGGATCCGTTCTACGTCAACGGAGTGGCCGACTTCGAGATCATCGAATTCACGGTCACCACGGCATCCACGGGTTTCGAAAACCTGCTGGACTAG
- a CDS encoding NADPH-dependent F420 reductase, translated as MTDITIIGTGNMASGIAARAAVAGKSIQVLSRDAGSAAALAATVNGTSGITGSPVEGSVVVLATPFEASKTVLSSYGSALNGKTIVDISNPVNFETFDSLTVPAGTSAAEELQALVPGASVVKAFNTVFAATLGDGEVDGQTLDVLVAGDDAEATAAVVDFVKGAGLRPVNVGPLRRSRELEAFQLLVMTLQISEAHPDYNWNSAIKLLP; from the coding sequence ATGACTGACATCACCATCATCGGCACCGGCAACATGGCGTCCGGCATTGCGGCCCGCGCGGCCGTGGCAGGCAAGAGCATCCAGGTCCTCAGCCGCGACGCAGGCTCCGCAGCTGCGCTTGCGGCGACGGTCAACGGAACCTCAGGCATCACGGGATCCCCGGTGGAAGGCAGCGTCGTGGTGCTGGCCACTCCGTTCGAAGCCTCCAAAACAGTCCTTTCTTCCTATGGCTCAGCGCTCAACGGCAAGACGATCGTGGACATCTCCAACCCCGTGAACTTCGAGACCTTCGATTCCCTCACCGTCCCCGCCGGAACCTCGGCAGCCGAAGAACTCCAGGCCCTGGTCCCGGGCGCGTCGGTGGTCAAGGCGTTCAACACCGTCTTCGCAGCCACTCTCGGTGACGGCGAAGTGGACGGCCAGACCCTCGACGTGCTGGTGGCGGGCGACGATGCCGAGGCGACTGCCGCCGTCGTCGACTTCGTCAAAGGCGCCGGGCTGCGCCCGGTGAACGTCGGGCCGCTGCGCCGCTCGCGTGAGCTCGAAGCCTTCCAACTGCTCGTCATGACCCTGCAGATCAGCGAAGCCCACCCCGACTACAACTGGAACTCCGCAATCAAGCTCCTGCCGTAA